In a genomic window of Sulfuricurvum sp.:
- a CDS encoding N-acetyltransferase produces the protein MSVITYIKPTLRDIPAMQQLVEPEIESGVILPRSDDEIATNIRSYFLAMDGDKLVGFVALHIHSPSLAELRSMIIDTQYRGMNIGSTLVENACAEGRLLGLKEVLALTYQQRFFERLGFIEIPKETIPEHKIWADCIKCKHFPVCNEVSLIKTL, from the coding sequence ATGAGTGTAATTACGTATATAAAGCCAACTTTGCGCGATATTCCTGCGATGCAGCAGCTTGTAGAGCCTGAAATCGAATCCGGTGTGATTTTGCCGCGCAGTGATGATGAAATTGCCACGAATATACGGTCGTATTTTTTGGCAATGGATGGCGATAAACTGGTTGGTTTTGTGGCGCTTCATATCCATTCGCCTTCGTTGGCAGAACTAAGGTCTATGATTATCGATACACAGTACCGCGGAATGAATATCGGAAGTACGCTGGTTGAAAATGCATGCGCTGAAGGTCGACTTCTCGGTCTAAAAGAAGTATTGGCATTGACCTATCAACAGCGCTTTTTTGAACGGTTGGGATTTATTGAAATTCCTAAAGAGACGATCCCTGAACATAAAATCTGGGCTGATTGTATTAAATGTAAACATTTCCCCGTATGCAACGAAGTTTCTCTTATCAAAACGTTATAA
- the gltX gene encoding glutamate--tRNA ligase: MLRFAPSPTGDMHIGNLRVALFNYISAVQREEPLLIRIEDTDKERNIPGKEKEIFEILALFGIEYQEQQLQSNNLRFHRAMALQLLQDKKAFNCFCTPETLDAKREASKEGKIAYRYDGTCENLPAEEVIDNPLPFTIRLKKPEHSITVTDLIKGESTFAPDDIDSFILMRADKYPTYNFACAVDDMLADVSLIIRGEDHLSNTPKQIAIHEALGYTKKVEYAHLPIILGNEGKKMSKRDDASSVKWLLEEGYLPEAISNYLILMGNKTPLEIFSVKEAIKWFDLKTISKAPARFDIDKLKFINREHLKGLDPKELSRYVGFADEEIGNLAKLFLEEASTLKELRAKIGAIFSPKNVPEEYQEGFELLRDLTQKAPHFDDYDSYKAYLMEHSGLKGKNLFKPLRLLLSGAEHGPEMGDLYTHIKNYLKEVVK; this comes from the coding sequence ATGCTCCGTTTTGCTCCAAGCCCGACGGGAGATATGCATATCGGCAATCTCCGCGTCGCACTATTTAATTATATATCAGCCGTCCAACGTGAGGAGCCGCTTCTTATTCGTATCGAAGATACTGATAAAGAGCGTAATATCCCCGGTAAAGAAAAAGAAATTTTTGAGATATTAGCCCTTTTTGGGATAGAGTACCAAGAACAACAACTTCAAAGCAATAATTTGCGTTTTCACCGAGCAATGGCTTTGCAACTGCTCCAAGATAAAAAAGCATTTAACTGTTTTTGTACACCTGAAACTTTGGATGCAAAACGAGAAGCATCTAAAGAGGGCAAAATTGCATACCGTTATGACGGCACTTGTGAAAATCTTCCGGCTGAAGAGGTGATCGACAACCCTCTGCCCTTTACAATCCGTTTGAAAAAACCGGAACATTCTATTACCGTTACCGATTTGATTAAAGGGGAAAGTACTTTTGCTCCGGATGATATCGACAGCTTTATTTTGATGCGTGCGGACAAATACCCAACCTACAATTTTGCCTGTGCCGTCGATGATATGCTCGCTGATGTTTCTCTCATTATCCGTGGTGAAGATCATCTCAGCAATACTCCAAAACAGATTGCTATTCATGAAGCGCTCGGATATACCAAAAAAGTGGAATACGCCCATTTGCCTATTATTCTCGGTAATGAGGGTAAAAAGATGTCGAAACGCGATGATGCATCCAGTGTGAAATGGCTTCTTGAAGAGGGATATCTGCCGGAAGCGATCAGCAACTATCTCATTTTAATGGGTAATAAAACTCCGCTTGAAATTTTTAGTGTTAAAGAAGCGATCAAATGGTTTGATCTTAAAACGATATCCAAAGCCCCTGCCCGTTTTGATATCGACAAACTCAAATTTATCAACCGTGAACATCTCAAGGGGCTGGATCCTAAAGAACTTTCACGTTATGTCGGATTTGCCGATGAAGAGATCGGAAATCTTGCCAAGCTCTTTTTGGAAGAGGCAAGTACTCTCAAAGAGCTTCGTGCAAAAATCGGTGCAATTTTTTCCCCTAAGAATGTACCTGAAGAATATCAAGAGGGCTTTGAACTATTACGTGATTTAACACAAAAAGCTCCCCATTTCGATGATTATGATTCCTATAAAGCTTATTTGATGGAACATAGCGGATTGAAAGGGAAAAATCTCTTTAAACCGCTTCGCCTTTTACTCAGTGGTGCTGAACATGGTCCTGAAATGGGTGATTTATACACGCATATCAAAAACTATCTCAAAGAGGTAGTCAAATGA
- the queC gene encoding 7-cyano-7-deazaguanine synthase QueC, which yields MNKKALCIMSGGMDSTLVAYIMHHRGYEIVGLHFNYGQRTVSKELSSFRTICEELGVHEKYEIDLDFFKTIGASALTDHSLSVPTEGIEPGVPITYVPFRNGIFLSIATAIAEKEGCEVIAIGVVEEDSSGYPDCREAFIDTFSKAANLGTKETTHISIEMPLVHLQKSQIVQEALLLGVPLHMTWSCYQSEESACGVCDSCRLRLRGFERAGAVDPINYV from the coding sequence ATGAATAAAAAAGCACTTTGTATTATGAGCGGCGGAATGGATTCGACTCTTGTCGCCTATATCATGCACCATCGCGGATATGAGATTGTCGGACTTCATTTTAATTACGGTCAGCGAACCGTCAGTAAAGAACTCTCATCTTTTCGCACGATATGTGAAGAGTTAGGGGTACATGAAAAATATGAGATTGATCTTGATTTTTTCAAAACAATCGGTGCATCCGCATTAACGGATCACTCTCTCAGTGTTCCGACTGAAGGGATTGAACCGGGTGTTCCAATCACGTATGTCCCTTTCCGAAACGGTATTTTTCTCTCCATTGCAACGGCAATTGCGGAGAAAGAGGGGTGTGAAGTCATCGCTATCGGTGTGGTCGAGGAGGATAGCAGCGGGTATCCCGATTGTCGTGAAGCTTTTATTGATACTTTTAGCAAAGCGGCAAATCTGGGAACGAAAGAGACAACCCATATATCGATTGAGATGCCGTTGGTGCATTTGCAAAAGTCTCAGATTGTTCAAGAAGCATTGCTTTTAGGTGTACCGCTTCATATGACATGGAGCTGTTATCAGAGTGAGGAGAGCGCATGCGGCGTTTGCGATAGCTGCCGTCTGCGTCTCAGAGGCTTTGAACGAGCTGGAGCCGTTGACCCTATCAATTATGTTTAA
- the ybeY gene encoding rRNA maturation RNase YbeY — translation MIELDNRTDKNYDFALLEQIADALSEQEIELILTDNREISEINREFRNIDKATDVLSFPSDPFPGAPLGSIVISVDKVDEIATSLGHSVDHELALLFIHGMLHLMGYDHEVDNGEMRQRESELIERFQLPKSLIVRTLEE, via the coding sequence ATGATAGAACTTGACAACCGAACCGACAAAAATTATGATTTTGCCCTATTAGAGCAAATAGCGGATGCATTGAGCGAACAAGAAATCGAGCTGATTTTGACCGATAACCGTGAAATTTCCGAAATTAACCGAGAGTTCCGCAACATCGACAAAGCGACCGATGTCCTGAGTTTTCCGAGCGATCCATTCCCCGGTGCACCCTTAGGCAGTATTGTTATCAGTGTGGATAAAGTAGATGAAATTGCGACCTCTCTCGGTCACAGCGTTGATCATGAACTCGCCTTGCTTTTTATCCATGGAATGCTTCATCTCATGGGCTACGATCATGAAGTCGATAACGGTGAGATGCGGCAGCGTGAATCCGAATTGATCGAACGATTTCAACTCCCGAAAAGTCTCATCGTTAGAACATTGGAAGAATAG
- a CDS encoding SprT family zinc-dependent metalloprotease: MRRAHAAFAIAAVCVSEALNELEPLTLSIMFNSQTSPIIVEYRPRNRNTYIRVSDDGEIKVRTPLKNEAAIRRILKLREEWIQTTLQALHVRHCEKHELGKTIRFRGENHSVEQLPNLLKKIEKCEKSLNIEKYYHQFYRDEAIFTLPSRVAHYARKMDLHPKEIRFKRMRSRWGSCDSNGIVTLNTLMMQLSYEHIDYIIVHELAHLCHLNHSKFFHSLVREYLPNERKLRSELKAIRPL; the protein is encoded by the coding sequence GTGAGGAGAGCGCATGCGGCGTTTGCGATAGCTGCCGTCTGCGTCTCAGAGGCTTTGAACGAGCTGGAGCCGTTGACCCTATCAATTATGTTTAATTCACAAACGTCTCCTATCATAGTCGAATATCGCCCCCGTAATCGCAACACCTATATTCGTGTTTCGGATGATGGGGAGATAAAAGTTCGGACCCCCCTTAAAAATGAAGCTGCCATACGACGTATTTTAAAGCTCAGAGAAGAGTGGATACAAACCACACTCCAGGCATTACACGTACGACACTGTGAAAAGCATGAGTTGGGAAAAACAATCCGTTTCCGTGGCGAAAATCACTCTGTCGAACAATTGCCAAATCTGCTAAAAAAGATCGAAAAATGCGAAAAAAGTCTTAATATTGAAAAATATTATCACCAATTTTATCGAGATGAAGCAATTTTTACACTTCCGTCACGTGTGGCACATTATGCACGAAAAATGGATTTACACCCGAAAGAGATACGTTTCAAACGAATGCGGAGTCGATGGGGAAGTTGTGACAGTAACGGTATCGTGACACTCAATACGTTGATGATGCAGCTTTCCTATGAACACATCGATTATATTATTGTCCATGAACTGGCACACTTATGCCATTTAAACCATTCTAAATTCTTTCACTCACTTGTACGGGAATATTTGCCGAATGAAAGAAAACTGCGCAGTGAACTCAAAGCGATACGACCGCTGTAA
- the mobB gene encoding molybdopterin-guanine dinucleotide biosynthesis protein B produces MKKRLAVAFTGPSNSGKTTLILKVARKLIHEHNLQVAIVKNDPKDKAQFDVPGKDSYKFSDTGAEVIVTSPTRTTYFSQRHKELDELIALFGEFDVLLVEGLKNLPLPRISIFRGSIDTDYFPYMNALAIDESIDTAHYTIPEGIDLLDLNNPDQVIEWILAHAKVMK; encoded by the coding sequence TTGAAAAAACGTTTAGCGGTTGCGTTCACAGGTCCTTCCAACAGCGGGAAAACGACACTTATCTTAAAAGTGGCACGGAAATTAATTCATGAGCATAATTTACAGGTTGCCATCGTAAAAAATGATCCCAAAGACAAAGCCCAATTCGATGTACCGGGAAAAGACAGTTATAAATTCAGTGATACGGGTGCTGAGGTCATCGTAACCTCTCCGACACGTACCACGTATTTTTCACAACGTCACAAAGAGCTCGACGAGTTAATCGCCCTTTTCGGCGAATTTGATGTTTTACTGGTTGAGGGGCTTAAAAATTTACCGCTCCCGCGTATCAGTATTTTTAGAGGTTCTATCGATACGGACTATTTTCCCTATATGAATGCCCTTGCTATTGATGAAAGCATCGATACGGCTCACTATACAATCCCAGAAGGTATTGATTTACTCGATCTCAACAACCCCGATCAAGTGATCGAGTGGATTTTAGCTCACGCAAAGGTTATGAAATGA
- a CDS encoding class 1 fructose-bisphosphatase, producing MNVILEAIQKSAIRIKHAIDVKDIGYSQEQNSSGETQLQLDIQSDLIIEEELSHVAGVHTIASEEKEHPMVLNENGHYFIAFDPLDGSSLVDVNLSVGSIFGIYEGEFTPSKMVGSCYVVYGPRVELVFADEEHVSLYLLQNGEFEFVKHILLNEKGKINAPGGTQQCWAPFHKAMIDSFFARGYRLRYSGGMVPDLHQILLKGGGLFSYPGASDKPEGKLRMLFEVFPFAFIFEKAGGKAVDGTKRVLEKEPKHVHDTSPCFFGSANEIDEVISVYAGQQ from the coding sequence ATGAATGTTATTTTAGAAGCAATCCAGAAAAGTGCAATACGCATTAAACATGCAATTGATGTCAAAGATATCGGCTACTCCCAAGAGCAAAACAGCTCCGGAGAAACTCAGCTACAGCTGGATATTCAAAGTGATTTGATTATTGAAGAGGAACTCAGCCATGTTGCCGGAGTCCATACGATCGCCAGTGAAGAAAAAGAGCACCCTATGGTACTCAACGAAAACGGCCATTATTTTATCGCCTTTGATCCACTGGACGGTTCTTCCCTTGTAGATGTCAATCTCAGCGTAGGTTCGATTTTCGGCATCTATGAGGGTGAGTTTACTCCGAGTAAAATGGTCGGGAGCTGCTACGTAGTGTACGGTCCTCGTGTTGAACTGGTTTTTGCCGATGAGGAACATGTGTCACTCTATCTGCTCCAAAACGGTGAATTTGAATTTGTTAAGCATATCCTTTTGAATGAAAAAGGGAAAATAAATGCTCCTGGCGGAACGCAGCAGTGCTGGGCACCATTCCATAAAGCAATGATCGACAGTTTCTTTGCACGCGGCTATCGCCTTCGATACTCCGGCGGTATGGTTCCTGATTTACACCAAATCCTTTTAAAAGGGGGCGGATTATTCAGCTATCCGGGTGCAAGTGATAAACCGGAAGGGAAACTCCGTATGCTGTTTGAAGTTTTCCCTTTTGCCTTTATTTTTGAAAAAGCGGGCGGGAAAGCCGTTGACGGAACAAAACGTGTATTAGAAAAAGAGCCGAAGCATGTCCATGATACCAGTCCGTGCTTCTTCGGATCAGCGAATGAAATTGATGAGGTTATCAGTGTCTATGCCGGACAACAATGA
- a CDS encoding lytic transglycosylase domain-containing protein: MRFFILALCLVTGVWGFTLDEINDKPASRQKNFMIWQFLHQDINASQASEAFYQIDNVNERFLFDYAAKTDEEEIKYTASCLREQACNLPLIEQDDCLMLALTPAKATALKPEERENIAVGLNNRFGNTEWLRAMNQESMYTSVDNLNNETIVFRLAGATYRHERFNHTLSSEVLEALGQSPAFSQIVFLAVTDPAMDQMQQSIADVFVGNFDPQTHFFLAMNAVKYGKLENAVEHLKEAKGRFSSPIDRDKIVFWLYEITKDQNYLTELSQSLDINMYVLYAREILQLPTENYFTTLPTTQRTDSINGIDPFQWRLFSHEIKASTPETIVNLIDRCDGEDSVGVQGYVLERTYEPYIHNFTMPYDQYMSSVSTDDKALIYALMRQETRFIPGLISRSFALGLMQIMPFNVDSISKVLPLKPSNYFDMLQPEYSIVYSIAHLQHLINNLHNPVLIAYGYNGGLGSTKRLLMEGGRFLPGEYEPFLSMELIGNDENREYGKRVLANYVMYKKILGEEVSIKAIFDNLTQPTQSDYFRAEAIKNRQTLGRTE, translated from the coding sequence ATGCGTTTCTTTATTTTAGCACTGTGCCTCGTAACCGGGGTCTGGGGTTTTACCCTTGATGAAATTAATGATAAGCCGGCTTCACGTCAAAAAAATTTTATGATTTGGCAATTTTTACATCAGGATATCAATGCTTCACAGGCATCCGAAGCGTTTTATCAGATTGACAATGTAAATGAGCGTTTTTTATTCGATTATGCTGCAAAAACGGATGAAGAGGAGATAAAATATACCGCTTCCTGCCTCCGTGAGCAAGCGTGTAATTTACCCTTGATCGAACAAGACGATTGTCTCATGCTTGCGCTTACACCGGCTAAAGCAACGGCGTTAAAACCGGAAGAACGTGAGAATATTGCCGTCGGTCTTAATAACCGTTTTGGAAATACTGAATGGCTAAGAGCCATGAATCAAGAGAGTATGTACACTTCAGTAGACAATCTGAATAATGAAACGATCGTCTTCCGTCTCGCAGGTGCAACGTATCGCCATGAACGCTTCAACCATACGCTTTCTTCTGAAGTATTAGAGGCGTTGGGCCAAAGTCCTGCATTTTCTCAAATCGTCTTTTTAGCCGTTACAGATCCTGCAATGGATCAGATGCAGCAATCCATCGCGGATGTATTCGTTGGAAACTTTGACCCGCAGACCCATTTTTTTCTCGCCATGAATGCCGTTAAATACGGTAAACTCGAAAATGCGGTAGAGCACTTAAAAGAGGCAAAAGGGCGTTTTTCTTCTCCGATCGATCGAGATAAAATCGTATTTTGGCTCTATGAAATTACCAAAGATCAAAATTATTTGACTGAACTTTCCCAAAGCCTTGATATCAACATGTATGTTCTTTATGCAAGAGAAATACTGCAATTGCCGACGGAAAATTATTTTACCACCCTTCCGACTACTCAGCGCACTGATAGTATTAACGGAATAGACCCGTTTCAATGGCGGTTGTTTTCACATGAAATCAAAGCCTCGACTCCTGAAACCATTGTAAACCTTATTGACCGTTGTGACGGAGAAGACTCAGTCGGTGTACAAGGATACGTCTTGGAACGGACGTATGAGCCATACATCCACAATTTTACGATGCCCTACGATCAGTATATGAGTTCAGTTAGCACCGATGATAAGGCCCTCATCTATGCTCTAATGCGTCAGGAAACCCGCTTTATTCCAGGATTGATTTCACGTTCGTTTGCGCTGGGACTTATGCAGATCATGCCGTTTAATGTCGATTCTATCAGTAAAGTCCTTCCGTTAAAACCGTCAAACTATTTTGACATGTTACAACCGGAATACAGCATTGTTTATTCAATAGCCCATTTACAGCATTTGATCAATAATCTTCATAACCCCGTCTTGATCGCATACGGCTACAATGGCGGACTCGGTTCGACAAAACGTCTGTTAATGGAAGGAGGACGCTTCCTCCCCGGAGAGTACGAACCGTTTTTGAGTATGGAACTGATCGGAAATGATGAAAATCGGGAGTATGGCAAGCGTGTACTTGCCAACTATGTAATGTATAAGAAAATTTTAGGTGAAGAAGTTTCGATAAAAGCTATTTTCGATAATTTAACTCAACCGACCCAGTCTGATTATTTTCGAGCCGAAGCGATAAAGAATCGCCAGACACTGGGTCGAACCGAATAA
- a CDS encoding YggT family protein: MMAGIVSGVGGIVHSLITVYIWVLIIGALLSWVRPDPYNPIVQIIYRLTEPAYRLIRRVMPTVFNGLDLAPLILVILLQVLDVLLVNIINALVLS; the protein is encoded by the coding sequence ATGATGGCAGGAATTGTTTCCGGAGTGGGAGGAATCGTCCATTCCCTCATTACCGTCTATATCTGGGTTTTGATTATCGGAGCCCTCCTCTCATGGGTACGCCCTGATCCGTATAATCCGATCGTTCAAATTATTTACCGATTAACAGAACCTGCATATCGGCTCATTCGCCGTGTAATGCCGACAGTGTTTAACGGTTTAGACCTTGCACCACTAATCTTGGTTATTTTACTCCAAGTTTTAGATGTCTTATTGGTCAACATTATCAATGCTTTAGTATTATCGTAA
- the mrdA gene encoding penicillin-binding protein 2, with product MKIKIIFTLFAIIWIGLVVRVFHLAVQSNDYYENLSENNSIKTELSAPVRGEILDRTLDPIAINELGFKIALAPHLTHGDDRSRLDTEIAYLQSMIPSLDAQKIAKAYIMQDSYYNHSFIDVVDFVPHETIIPLYALMNLRETIKISPSPKRLYPYGPVGSHLIGYVAKANQKEIDQDPSLQLLGHVGKNGIEKYYNSYLQGIAGERRIKVNAHNVEIEEVGRSATQENHNLVLNIDMRLQNFITKIFEKRVGAIIVMDVHGAIYAAGSFPEYDLNTFVSGISSDEWNALMNSVDAPFTNKIINGLYPPGSTVKTGMGLIYITSGMLNENTTFMSTGSMRLGNRTFRDWKKTGHGITNINKAIVESCDDYFYQGSLQVGIDRMSDGLIRMGLGKKTGIDLPNEFIGTVPSRAWKRQRFHQPWYQGETLNTSIGQGDLLVTPMQMAEFTALMATGTLPIPHIAKMIGENPYVPVPLDVLTPTEKQKLPIIQRAMRGVCNDPNGTAHARVTTRFPIAGKTGTAQTTGIAQGTKDRQNEKSMEYLKRSHAWFTTYGPADNPQFVVTVLVEHGGHGGEEAGGIVSEIYNKLDDLGYIKK from the coding sequence ATGAAGATTAAAATAATTTTTACACTTTTTGCGATTATTTGGATCGGTCTTGTTGTACGGGTATTTCATTTAGCGGTTCAGTCCAATGACTATTATGAAAATCTTTCTGAAAACAACAGTATCAAAACTGAGCTGTCAGCTCCGGTCCGAGGTGAAATTTTGGACCGCACGTTGGACCCAATCGCCATTAACGAATTAGGATTTAAGATTGCGTTGGCACCTCATTTAACTCATGGAGACGATAGAAGCCGACTGGATACTGAGATTGCATATTTGCAATCGATGATACCGTCATTGGATGCTCAAAAAATAGCAAAAGCCTATATCATGCAAGATTCATATTACAATCACTCTTTTATTGATGTGGTTGATTTTGTCCCTCATGAAACCATAATTCCCCTTTATGCACTAATGAATTTACGAGAAACGATCAAAATTTCTCCTTCGCCTAAACGCCTTTATCCGTATGGTCCTGTAGGCTCACATCTGATCGGTTATGTTGCCAAAGCGAATCAAAAAGAGATTGATCAAGATCCCTCCCTCCAGCTTTTAGGGCATGTCGGCAAAAACGGTATTGAAAAATATTATAACAGCTACTTGCAGGGAATTGCAGGTGAACGCCGTATCAAGGTGAATGCGCATAATGTTGAAATTGAAGAGGTGGGACGCAGTGCTACCCAAGAAAACCATAATCTTGTATTGAATATTGATATGCGTTTACAAAATTTTATTACCAAGATTTTTGAAAAAAGGGTAGGTGCTATCATCGTCATGGACGTACACGGTGCGATTTATGCTGCCGGTAGTTTTCCGGAATACGATTTAAATACCTTTGTTTCCGGAATCAGCTCTGATGAGTGGAATGCATTGATGAACAGTGTCGATGCTCCATTTACTAATAAAATCATCAACGGTCTTTACCCTCCGGGGTCAACGGTCAAAACCGGGATGGGATTGATCTACATTACATCAGGTATGTTAAATGAAAACACGACCTTCATGAGTACCGGTTCTATGCGATTGGGTAACCGAACTTTTAGAGACTGGAAAAAGACGGGTCACGGTATCACAAATATCAATAAGGCGATCGTTGAGAGCTGCGATGATTATTTTTACCAAGGGTCGCTTCAAGTCGGAATCGATCGTATGAGTGATGGACTCATCCGAATGGGGCTCGGTAAAAAAACGGGAATCGATCTTCCGAATGAATTTATAGGAACCGTGCCCAGCCGTGCATGGAAACGACAACGGTTTCATCAGCCGTGGTATCAGGGTGAGACACTCAATACCTCGATCGGGCAGGGTGATTTGTTAGTAACGCCGATGCAAATGGCAGAATTCACCGCATTGATGGCAACCGGCACATTACCGATCCCACATATTGCAAAAATGATCGGAGAGAATCCTTATGTTCCGGTACCGCTGGATGTTTTGACACCGACGGAAAAACAGAAGCTCCCTATTATCCAACGCGCGATGCGCGGTGTTTGTAATGACCCTAACGGAACAGCACATGCCAGAGTTACGACTCGCTTTCCAATTGCAGGCAAGACGGGTACGGCTCAAACAACAGGAATCGCGCAGGGGACGAAAGATCGTCAAAATGAGAAAAGTATGGAGTATCTAAAACGTTCTCATGCTTGGTTCACAACTTACGGACCCGCGGATAATCCGCAGTTTGTCGTTACCGTCTTGGTTGAACACGGCGGTCATGGTGGAGAAGAAGCAGGGGGGATCGTTTCAGAGATTTACAATAAACTTGACGACCTGGGATACATTAAAAAATAA
- the metG gene encoding methionine--tRNA ligase, which translates to MKNYITTPIYYVNGEAHIGHAYTTFIADSLARYSRLIGNETYFLTGTDEHGQKIEEAAKKLEKPTQEFADEISATFRNLWDDFDISYDQFIRTTDESHKKGVQAAFLKMFENGDIYKDFYEGNYCVSCETFFPESQLMDGGCCPDCGRATTILKEESYFFRLSKYEKPLLDYYEAHPEFILPKSRRNEVISFVKGGLNDLSVTRTSFSWGVHLPESLNEPKHVMYVWLDALMNYVTALGYGSDEAKMDFWPANVQLVGKDILRFHAIYWPAFLMSLGLPLPKHIGAHGWWTRDGEKMSKSKGNVVDPREVAQHYGAENFRYFMMREVPFGQDGDFSQRALIDRMNSDLSNDLGNLLNRIIGMSEKYSNFVIDSSDVAKYHSKELNDTHTILDSLHTYFYELQLHRFLEELWKVFTIGNKAIEEHAPWVKIKEGRTDEALATVALVANLLAKASVMLHSIMPSTTATIADALGFEITTESYTKLIINKGILDTFTIKKIPPLFPRVDEPLMQEAPKAMIEEAPKVEHPVMEDKKETTVSLDGLITIDQFFQTSLKIGTVLNAQEVPKSSKLLKLQVDLGEETPRQIIAGIREYYSAESLIGTQVCVVANLKPAKLMGMLSEGMILAAKDADGLCLVRPEKPRLSGSSVG; encoded by the coding sequence ATGAAAAATTACATTACGACTCCTATTTATTACGTAAACGGTGAAGCCCATATTGGTCATGCCTACACTACGTTTATCGCAGATTCTCTAGCCCGTTATTCACGCCTGATCGGAAATGAGACCTATTTCCTGACCGGAACGGATGAACACGGTCAAAAAATCGAAGAAGCGGCAAAGAAACTCGAAAAACCGACTCAGGAATTTGCCGATGAGATCAGCGCTACTTTCCGCAACTTGTGGGATGACTTTGATATTAGTTACGATCAATTTATCCGAACTACGGATGAGTCCCACAAGAAAGGGGTTCAAGCCGCTTTTCTTAAAATGTTTGAAAACGGTGATATTTATAAAGATTTTTATGAGGGGAACTATTGCGTCAGCTGTGAAACTTTCTTTCCCGAATCTCAACTTATGGATGGAGGATGCTGCCCAGACTGTGGTAGAGCAACGACGATTTTAAAAGAAGAGAGCTATTTTTTCCGCCTTTCAAAATATGAAAAACCGCTTTTAGACTATTATGAAGCCCATCCGGAATTCATCCTCCCTAAATCGCGTCGTAATGAAGTCATCAGCTTTGTAAAGGGTGGGTTGAACGATCTTTCCGTTACCCGTACCAGTTTTAGCTGGGGGGTCCATTTACCGGAATCGTTAAATGAACCTAAACACGTTATGTACGTATGGCTCGATGCACTGATGAACTATGTTACCGCCCTTGGATACGGCTCAGACGAAGCTAAGATGGATTTTTGGCCTGCAAACGTACAGTTGGTAGGTAAAGATATTCTCCGTTTCCATGCGATTTACTGGCCTGCATTTTTGATGAGTCTCGGTTTGCCATTGCCTAAACATATCGGTGCTCACGGCTGGTGGACGCGTGACGGTGAAAAAATGTCAAAATCCAAAGGGAACGTCGTCGATCCTCGCGAAGTGGCCCAACACTACGGTGCAGAAAACTTCCGCTATTTCATGATGCGTGAAGTACCGTTCGGTCAAGACGGCGATTTCTCACAACGCGCGCTGATCGACCGTATGAATTCGGATCTCTCGAACGATTTAGGTAATCTTCTCAATCGTATCATCGGAATGAGCGAAAAATACTCCAATTTCGTGATTGATAGTTCTGACGTTGCAAAATACCATAGTAAAGAGCTCAATGATACCCATACTATTTTAGATTCTTTGCATACTTATTTTTATGAACTTCAGCTTCACCGTTTCCTTGAAGAGCTGTGGAAAGTGTTTACCATCGGGAACAAAGCAATCGAAGAGCATGCTCCGTGGGTAAAAATCAAAGAAGGACGTACGGATGAAGCCCTTGCTACCGTCGCTTTGGTTGCTAATCTGCTGGCCAAAGCATCCGTGATGCTCCACTCTATCATGCCAAGTACAACGGCAACCATTGCAGATGCACTCGGATTTGAAATTACGACGGAAAGCTATACAAAACTTATCATTAACAAAGGTATTCTCGATACCTTTACCATCAAAAAAATTCCGCCGCTTTTCCCACGTGTGGATGAACCGTTGATGCAAGAGGCACCGAAAGCGATGATCGAAGAGGCTCCAAAAGTCGAGCATCCGGTAATGGAAGATAAAAAAGAGACTACCGTCTCTCTCGATGGTCTTATCACAATCGATCAATTTTTCCAAACTTCCCTCAAAATCGGAACGGTTCTAAATGCTCAAGAAGTTCCGAAAAGCTCAAAACTCCTCAAACTGCAAGTTGATTTGGGTGAAGAGACTCCGCGCCAAATCATCGCCGGTATCCGTGAATATTACAGTGCCGAATCACTGATCGGGACACAGGTCTGTGTTGTCGCAAACCTAAAACCTGCGAAACTGATGGGAATGCTCTCCGAGGGGATGATTTTAGCTGCCAAAGATGCGGATGGGCTCTGTCTTGTTCGTCCTGAAAAACCACGTTTAAGTGGAAGTTCGGTTGGATGA